In Aquila chrysaetos chrysaetos chromosome 10, bAquChr1.4, whole genome shotgun sequence, the following proteins share a genomic window:
- the TRMT112 gene encoding multifunctional methyltransferase subunit TRM112-like protein, translating to MKLLTHNLLSSHVRGLRPGGGFPLQIQASEVRVRPVPFNAAFVARLVPRLRWAALLEAAESLGHPSELPPEPAADYEGDESFLRRVHHILLEVEVLEGVLQCPDSGRRFPISRGIPNMLLSEEEA from the exons ATGAAGCTCCTCACCCACAACCTGCTCAGCTCCCACGTCCGCGGCCTCCGGCCGGGCGGCGGTTTCCCGTTGCAAATCCAG gcctcTGAGGTCCGCGTGCGGCCGGTACCGTTCAACGCCGCCTTCGTGGCGCGGCTGGTGCCGCGGCTGCGCTGGGCCGCGCTGCTGGAGGCGGCCGAGAGC ttggggcACCCCTCAGAGTTGCCCCCCGAACCTGCCGCCGACTACGAGGGGGACGAGTCCTTCCTGCGGCGGGTGCACCACATCCTGCTAGAG gtggaggtgctggagggggTCCTGCAGTGCCCGGACTCGGGGCGTCGCTTCCCCATTTCCAGGGGGATCCCCAACATGTTGCTGAGCGAGGAGGAGgcctga
- the BANF1 gene encoding barrier-to-autointegration factor isoform X1: MFPRCSPGPSTGLPIPSLCLRHPPRAPPPQAAAPSLPVDGAMSSTSQKHRDFVAEPMGEKPVGTLAGIGDVLGKKLEEKGFDKAYVVLGQFLVLRKDEELFREWLKETCGANAKQSRDCSGCLREWCDAFL; this comes from the exons ATGTTCCCCAGATGTTCTCCAGGCCCCAGCACAGgcctccccatcccctctctATGCCTCCGCCACCCGCCCAGAGCGCCTCCACCGCAAGCGGCCGCTCCGTCTCTCCCCGTCGATG GCGCCATGTCCTCGACGTCACAGAAGCACCGGGACTTTGTGGCGGAGCCGATGGGGGAGAAGCCAGTGGGGACGTTGGCCGGCATCGGGGACGTCCTGGGCaagaagctggaggagaaggggttCGACAAG gcgTACGTGGTGCTGGGGCAGTTCCTGGTGCTGCGGAAGGACGAGGAGCTTTTCCGGGAATGGCTGAAGGAAACGTGCGGCGCCAACGCCAAGCAGTCGCGGGATTGTTCCGGCTGCCTGCGCGAGTGGTGCGACGCCTTCCTCTGA
- the MUS81 gene encoding LOW QUALITY PROTEIN: crossover junction endonuclease MUS81 (The sequence of the model RefSeq protein was modified relative to this genomic sequence to represent the inferred CDS: deleted 2 bases in 2 codons) gives MLEASARRRRRRPRRPPNPLFTRWLQEWRDEAAGTRARGTYERALRSLSRYPLPLRSGRAAAVLRHFGPGLCRRLEIRLRQHRAEQGLPPSPPAGGRVPESPLTPPTRHSPRDYRPLPRSGAHALLLTLHKSSEPLPEAELLQQAQPLCDRPLIPTAPEGALGTLLHRDLLHRSGRRPPRYSLTPRGQILAQRLAAAALEAPPPAGGTEESGEGPQLRGGHPPLSPSPLCDPEAEFELRPGEFDIVLCADVSEASGRGPAGGRVPALLRGRVRLLLRRLHVGDFLWVAREKDPPPGAPPRELMLDVVVERKAAADLGNSLTDGRYREQKFRLGRCGLRQPVYLLEEPREGKELPFPLPVLRQAAVSTQVVDGFFVKRTGGPQETAAYLGVLGEQLERRYGGRVLRAWWGDVTARAPPEPPGVPCALLPFQRLRSEGGKNQAQTVGDVFARQLLQLGGVSGRRAAAVLRRFPTPASLMAAYSSCPHPRERETLLSTVKCGPLQRNLGPSLSRSLAQLYSTPGPLP, from the exons atgctGGAGgcctccgcccgccgccgccgccgccgcccccgccgcccccccaaCCCCCTCTTCACCCGCTGGCTCCAGGAATGGCGGGACGAGGCCGCCGGGACGCGGGCGAGGGGCACCTACGAACGG GCGCTGCGGTCGCTGTCCCGGTACCCGCTGCCCCTGCGCTCGGGGAGGGCGGCCGCCGTCCTGCGGCACTTCGGGCCCGGGCTCTGCCGCCGCCTCGAGATCCGCCTGCGGCAGCACCGCGCCG AGCAAGgcctgccccccagccccccagcagGGGGTAGGGTGCCGGAGAGCCCCCTGACTCCACCCACA cgCCACTCGCCCCGTGACTACCGGCCCCTCCCCCGCTCGGGGGCCCACGCCCTCCTGCTGACTCTGCACAAG AGCTCAGAGCCCCTCCCAGAGGCGGAGCTTCTACAGCAGGCTCAGCCCCTCTGCGACCGGCCTCTGATCCCG acaGCCCCCGAGGGGGCTCTGGGCACCCTCCTCCACCGGGACCTGCTGCACCGGAGtggccgccgccccccccg gtACTCGCTGACCCCTCGAGGTCAAATCCTGGCCCAGCGattggctgctgctgctctggaagCCCCGCCCCCAGCGGGGGGGACTGAGGAATCTGGGGAGGGTCCCCAGTTGagggggggacacccccccctttccccctcccccct gtgtgACCCCGAGGCGGAGTTCGAGCTGAGACCCGGCGAGTTCGACATTGTCCTCTGCGCCGACGTCTCCGAGGCCAGCGG gcGGGGTCCCGCGGGGGGGCGGGTCCCGGCGCTGCTGCGGGGGCGGGTCCGGCTGCTCCTGCGCCGCCTCCACGTCGGCGACTTCCTCTGGGTGGCCCGCGAGAAGGACCCGCCCCCAGG CGCCCCCCCCCGGGAGCTGATGCTGGACGTGGTGGTGGAGCGGAAAGCGGCGGCGGATTTGGGGAACAGCCTGACCGACGGGCGCTACCGGGAACAGAAG ttccgGCTGGGTCGCTGTGGGCTGCGCCAGCCCGTTTACCTGCTGGAGGAACCGCGGGAGGGCAAGGAGCTGcccttccccctccccgtccTGCGCCAGGCGGCCGTCAGCACCCAG GTGGTGGACGGTTTCTTCGTAAAGCGAACG GGGGGGCCCCAAGAAACGGCCGCGTATTTGGGAGTGCTGGGGGAGCAGCTGGAGCGTCGCTATGGG ggccggGTGCTGCGGGCGTGGTGGGGGGACGTTACCGCCCGG GCCCCCCCCGAACCCCCTGGGGTCCCCTGCGCCCTCCTGCCCTTCCAGCGCCTGCGCTCGGAGGGGGGCAAGAACCAG gctcaGACCGTGGGTGACGTCTTTGCCcggcagctgctccagctgggggGGGTCAGCGGGAGGAGGGCGGCCGCCGTCCTGCGCCGCTTCCCCACCCCCGCCAG cctcATGGCCGCCTACAGCAGCTGCCCCCACCCCCGAGAGCGCGAGACCCTGCTCAGCACCGTCAAGTGCGGCCCCCTGCAGag gaaCTTGGGTCCCTCCCTCAGCAGGTCCCTGGCCCAGCTCTACAGCACCCCGGGGCCACTGCCGTGA
- the SLC3A2 gene encoding LOW QUALITY PROTEIN: 4F2 cell-surface antigen heavy chain (The sequence of the model RefSeq protein was modified relative to this genomic sequence to represent the inferred CDS: inserted 2 bases in 1 codon; deleted 5 bases in 5 codons) has translation MAGVRPPPGLVPFDPSRPGACTAPGAEREAWLGAWSGGRGRGRAEYKSRRSHPGPPHSGPAIAERRSWRQRRNPPPRDLELSALEAEKEPMAARAENEDEEEEERGGPAPPGPDPVPLPGSEKNGLVKIPTDEELGXGGPDVSGGCKFTGLGKEELLRAAGAPPWAKARALLLFLFWLGWLGMLGAAAAIVARAPRCRPLPPRAWWELGGLYRAPPRPFAGDLKGVAARLDHVAGLHMRGLVLGPLHPQISGDPRNSSLEQLDPLLGSLQDFADLLQTAKKKGLQVILDLTPTILGGAAWLGPEVAEDPGFHEKVKRALSVWLERGVAGFFLDGIEELQPSVVAEWRNLTEQNSPDGVPRVLVGGTRLRDPPQAVGAAEFLRGGAGAGTLPGGAGGRPPRFRYRPPTAGLLAPPNPPGLECGLPPAAPGGAEPPPRPPALLLLWGRLPGTPVLSYGDEVGLGDPPSAPPGLELTPMPWDVIEGIEEGDNSTEARLLELCRHLGALRVRERSLSLGEAEAIPAGQAAAFLRSWDQSERFLVVLNPGNQPLHLALEDARLPPQATLRLSTHRPLPQDPQVDLGNFELLPYEGLLLSFPYTP, from the exons ATGGCCGgggtccgccccccccccggcctcgtGCCCTTTGATCCGTCCAGGCCCGGCGCCTGCACGGCGCCGGGGGCGGAGCGAGAGGCGTGGTTAGGGGCGTGGTCAGGAGGGAGAGGGCGTGGTCGAGCGGAGTATAAAAGCCGGCGCTCCCACCCCGGCCCCCCCCACTCTGGGCCAGCGATAGCGGAGCGTAG ATCATGGAGGCAGAGACggaatccccccccccgcgaccTAGAGCTGTCGGCGCTTGAAGCCGAAAAAGAGCCGATGGCGGCGAGAGCGGAGAAcgaggatgaagaggaagaagaaagggggggCCCTGCCCCCCCCGGGCCCGAtcctgtccccctccccggcagcgAAAAGAACGGCTTGGTGAAAATCCCAACGGATGaagaattggg ggggggccccgACGTTTCAGGGGGTTGTAAATTTACAGGTTTAGGGAAAGAAGAATTAttgcgggcggcgggggcc cCCCCCTGGGCGAAGGCTCgagctctcctcctcttcctcttctggctCGGCTGGTTGGGGATGTtgggggccgccgccgccatcgTCGCCCGGGCCCCCCGCTGTCGACCCCTG CCCCCCCGCGCTTGGTGGGAGTTGGGGGGGCTTTATCGAGCCCCCCCGCGTCCCTTTGCGGGGGACTtgaaag gcgtGGCGGCGCGGCTGGATCACGTGGCGGGGCTGCACATGCGGGGGCTGGTGTTGGGGCCGCTGCACCCCCAAATCTCAGGGGATCCCCGAAATTCCTCCCTGGAGCAACTGGATCCGCTGCTGGGTTCTCTCCAGGACTTTGCCGATCTCCTGCAGACAGCCAAAAAAAAGG ggctgcaggtgaTCCTGGATTTGACCCCC ACTATTTTGGGGGGGGCGGCCTGGCTCGGGCCAGAGGTGGCCGAGGACCCCGGATTCCATGAGAAGGTCAAG CGGGCGCTGAGCGTGTGGCTGGAGCGCGGCGTCGCCGGCTTTTTCCTGGACGGCATCGAGGAGCTgcag CCCTCAGTGGTGGCCGAGTGGAGGAACCTGACGGAGCAGAACAGCCCCGACGGCGTCCCCAG ggtgctggtggggggcACCCGCCTACGGGACCCCCCCCAAGCTGTTGGCGCTGCTGAATTCCTCCGGGgtggggctggtgctgggacCCTTCCTGGAGGCGCTGGGGGCCGACCCCCCCGGTTCCGCTATCGCCCCCCAACTGCTGGACTTCTTGCGCCCCCAAATCCCCCTGGCCTGGAGT gtgGGCTCCCCCCTGCAGCACCtgggggggctgagccccccccgcgccccccagc gctgctgctgctctggggcCGC CTCCCCGGGACCCCCGTCCTCAGTTACGGTGACGAGGTGGGGCTGGGAGACCCCCCCAGCGCCCCCCCGGGCCtggag CTGACCCCGATGCCCTGGGACGTCATCGAGGGGATCGAGGAGGGCGACAACAGCACCGAG gCCCGCCTGCTGGAGCTGTGCCGTCACCTGGGTGCCCTGCGGGTGCGGGAGCGGTCATTGTcgctgggggaggcagaggcCATCCCCGCCGGCCAGGCGGCCGCTTTCCTGCGGAGCTGGGACCAGAGCGAGCGGTTCCTGGTGGTCCTGAATCCCGGGAATCAGCCCCTCCACCTGGCCCTGGAGGACGCCCGCCTGCCCCCCCAAGCCACCCTGCGCCTCAGCACCCACCGTCCGCTCCCCCAGGACCCTCAGGTCGATCTGGGGAACTTCGAGCTACTGCCTTACGaggggctgctgctcagcttcCCCTACACCCCATAG
- the BANF1 gene encoding barrier-to-autointegration factor isoform X2: MSSTSQKHRDFVAEPMGEKPVGTLAGIGDVLGKKLEEKGFDKAYVVLGQFLVLRKDEELFREWLKETCGANAKQSRDCSGCLREWCDAFL; the protein is encoded by the exons ATGTCCTCGACGTCACAGAAGCACCGGGACTTTGTGGCGGAGCCGATGGGGGAGAAGCCAGTGGGGACGTTGGCCGGCATCGGGGACGTCCTGGGCaagaagctggaggagaaggggttCGACAAG gcgTACGTGGTGCTGGGGCAGTTCCTGGTGCTGCGGAAGGACGAGGAGCTTTTCCGGGAATGGCTGAAGGAAACGTGCGGCGCCAACGCCAAGCAGTCGCGGGATTGTTCCGGCTGCCTGCGCGAGTGGTGCGACGCCTTCCTCTGA